Proteins found in one Labrus bergylta chromosome 8, fLabBer1.1, whole genome shotgun sequence genomic segment:
- the clcn1b gene encoding chloride channel protein 1 isoform X4, producing MLQTSDEEQLYGEYREQLGNFARREAARLLTERQWRRQAGENTSSSRKGLGRRHHHHHHHHHHPVTLESHHSHASSTQKPRSYSKCQDCLARVRRYIVTKLGEDWIFLVLLGLTMALVSWSMDYASAKSLQAYKWIHGELKGNVALQYLAWVTYPMILVMFASLFCNLVSPQAIGSGIPELKTILRGVVLKEYLTLKAFVAKVIGLTAGLGSGMPVGKEGPFVHIASICAAVLSRFMSIFSGVYENPYGYTDILTVGCAVGVGCCFGTPLGGVLFSIEVTSTYFAVRNYWRGYFAATFSAFIFRVLSVWNKDAVTITALFKTNFRMDFPFDLQELPAFAIIGISCGFLGAFFVYLNRQVVLFMRRPTALTRFLTRHRLIYPGAVTLIIATLTFPPGFGQFMAGELMPRECINSLFDNFTWTKISGSPLPPGLGRSSAWLHPHVSVFVVLVLFCIMKFWMSAVSTTMPIPSGAFMPVFILGAAFGRLVGEIMATLFPNGILFDGIVYRILPGGYAVIGAAAMTGAVTHTVSTAVICFELTGQISHILPMMVAVILANMVAQGLQPSLYDSIIQVKKLPYLPELALGHISKYNIFVEDIMVRKVKFLSSQSTFRELNYLLENSTLKTIPLVDSKESMILLGSIERTELQAVFDWWLSPERRVFERGQSSPGHGSKVSWESFTFVDEEGAEETAQFEEECNGPVPSPKPQELSTNHTDKRRLPSVRRTLQRLFSSTSSSGQTETQETTAPPLTDTLSPEEIKAWEEEELNKPIDMEQIRIDPSPFQLVERTSLHKTHTLFSLLGLSHAYVTSIGKLVGVVALKELQKAIEGSTRSGVRLRPPLASFRDASRKSKKHQPPSSTPSSPTRDRALWGEGSRREGDPTRMESKEDCQRTSLSSRGAPGSDTAPSSPSSSPTSRGAEAASEEPASPSTSSPTSPSPPTSPGSPTSPVLTLSSLQEERDSEESDEPI from the exons ATGCTTCAGACATCTGATGAGGAACAG CTGTACGGTGAGTACAGGGAGCAGCTGGGAAACTTTGCCCGACGGGAAGCTGCCCGTTTGCTGACAGAGAGACAATGGAGGAGACAGGCGGGGGAAAACACAAGCAGCTCTCGCAAAGGCCTCGGCCGgcggcatcatcatcatcatcaccaccaccatcaccctGTGACCTTGGAGTCTCATCACAGCCACGCCTCCTCTACCCAGAAGCCTCGCTCCTACTCCAAATGCCAAG ATTGTTTGGCTCGTGTGCGGCGGTACATTGTGACCAAGTTGGGGGAGGATTGGATTTTCCTGGTTCTTCTGGGACTGACTATGGCTCTGGTCAGCTGGAGTATGGACTATGCCAGCGCCAAAAGCCTGCAAG cCTATAAGTGGATACATGGGGAGCTCAAGGGCAATGTGGCGCTCCAGTACCTCGCCTGGGTTACCTATCCTATGATCCTTGTCATGTTCGCCTCACTCTTCTGTAACCTGGTTTCCCCACAGGCCATCG GTTCTGGTATTCCTGAGCTGAAAACCATCCTGAGAGGTGTAGTACTGAAGGAGTATCTGACCCTCAAAGCCTTTGTCGCTAAAGTCATCGGGTTGACCGCCGGCCTGGGAAGTGGGATGCCAGTGGgcaaggaa GGTCCCTTTGTCCACATCGCCAGTATCTGTGCTGCAGTGCTCAGTCGATTCATGTCCATCTTCTCTGGAGTCTATGAG AACCCTTATGGTTACACAGATATTCTGACTGTTGGCTGTGCCGTTGGGGTTGGATGCTGTTTCGGCACTCCACTAGGAG GAGTGTTGTTCAGTATTGAGGTCACGTCTACCTACTTTGCAGTGAGGAATTACTGGCGGGGATATTTTGCCGCCACGTTCAGCGCCTTCATATTCAGGGTGCTCTCTGTTTGGAACAAGGATGCTG TTACCATCACAGCTCTCTTCAAAACTAACTTCCGGATGGATTTCCCCTTTGACCTGCAGGAACTACCTGCATTTGCAATAATAGG GATCTCGTGTGGATTCCTTGGGGCGTTCTTCGTCTACCTGAACAGACAGGTGGTCCTCTTCATGAGACGGCCAACAGCACTCACACGCTTCCTAACCAGACA TCGATTGATCTATCCAGGTGCAGTGACGCTGATCATCGCCACTCTCACCTTCCCTCCTGGATTTGGACAGTTTATGGCTGGGGAG CTGATGCCCAGGGAGTGTATCAACTCCCTGTTTGATAATTTCACCTGGACCAAAATCTCAGGATCCCCCCTCCCGCCCGGCCTGGGTCGCTCTTCTGCATGGCTTCATCCTCACGTCAGCGTTTTCgtcgtcctcgtcctcttctGCATCATGAAG TTCTGGATGTCAGCAGTTTCCACCACAATGCCCATCCCCTCTGGTGCCTTTATGCCAGTGTTCATATTAG GGGCTGCATTCGGTCGCCTTGTAGGGGAGATCATGGCCACTCTTTTCCCAAATGGAATCCTGTTTGATGGGATCGTTTACCGCATCCTGCCGGGAGGTTATGCTGTTATTG GTGCGGCGGCGATGACAGGAGCCGTCACACATACCGTCTCCACAGCTGTAATCTGCTTCGAACTGACAGGTCAGATCTCCCACATCCTGCCCATGATGGTAGCGGTCATCCTGGCAAACATGGTGGCCCAGGGTCTTCAACCCTCTCTATATGACTCCATCATCCAGGTGAAGAAGCTTCCCTACCTGCCTGAGCTGGCCCTCGGGCACATCAG CAAGTACAACATCTTTGTGGAGGACATCATGGTGCGCAAAGTCAAGTTCCTGTCTTCTCAATCCACCTTTCGTGAACTGAACTATCTGTTAGAGAACTCAACCCTCAAAACCATCCCTCTGGTCGACTCTAAAG AATCCATGATTCTTCTAGGCTCCATCGAGAGAACCGAGCTTCAAGCCGTGTTTGACTGGTGGCTCTCTCCAGAAAGGCGAGTCTTTGAAAGAGGTCAGAGCTCACCAGGCCATGGCTCCAAAGTCAGCTGGGAGTCCTTCACCTTTGTAGATGAGGAGGGTGCAGAGGAG ACTGCTCAGTTTGAGGAGGAATGCAATGGACCTGTGCCGTCTCCAAAACCTCAGGAGCTCTCCACCAACCACACAG ACAAGCGCAGGCTGCCGTCTGTCAGGAGGACCCTTCAGAGACTCTTCTCCTCCACGTCTTCCTCAGGACAGACTGAAACTCAG GAGACCACAGCCCCTCCCCTCACTGACACCCTGTCTCCAGAGGAG atcaaagcctgggaggaagaagagctcAATAAACCAATCGATATGGAGCAGATACGTATAGACCCCTCCCCATTTCAGCTGGTGGAGAGAACGTCTCTGCACAAG ACACACACCCTGTTCTCTCTGCTTGGGCTCAGTCATGCCTACGTCACCAGTATTGGAAAGCTGGTGGGCGTTGTGGCTCTGAAGGAG tTACAGAAAGCCATAGAGGGCTCTACACGCAGTGGGGTGAGGCTTCGTCCCCCTCTGGCCAGCTTCAGAGATGCCAGCAGGAAATCCAAGAAACACcagcccccctcctccaccccatcCTCCCCTACTCGGGACAGAGCCCTGTGGGGGGAGGGgagcaggagggagggggatCCGACCAGGATGGAGTCCAAGGAGGATTGCCAAAGGACATCTCTGTCTTCCAGAGGAGCTCCCGGGAGTGACACTGCCCCTTCCTCCCCCAGCAGTTCCCCCACCTCAAGAGGAGCTGAGGCTGCTTCAGAGGAGCCGGcatccccctccacctcctcccctaCCTCACCTTCCCCTCCCACCTCCCCTGGGTCACCCACCAGTCCTGTGCTCACACTATcctccctgcaggaggagagggacaGCGAGGAGTCAGATGAGCCTATATAG
- the clcn1b gene encoding chloride channel protein 1 isoform X5 produces the protein MALVSWSMDYASAKSLQAYKWIHGELKGNVALQYLAWVTYPMILVMFASLFCNLVSPQAIGSGIPELKTILRGVVLKEYLTLKAFVAKVIGLTAGLGSGMPVGKEGPFVHIASICAAVLSRFMSIFSGVYENPYGYTDILTVGCAVGVGCCFGTPLGGVLFSIEVTSTYFAVRNYWRGYFAATFSAFIFRVLSVWNKDAVTITALFKTNFRMDFPFDLQELPAFAIIGISCGFLGAFFVYLNRQVVLFMRRPTALTRFLTRHRLIYPGAVTLIIATLTFPPGFGQFMAGELMPRECINSLFDNFTWTKISGSPLPPGLGRSSAWLHPHVSVFVVLVLFCIMKFWMSAVSTTMPIPSGAFMPVFILGAAFGRLVGEIMATLFPNGILFDGIVYRILPGGYAVIGAAAMTGAVTHTVSTAVICFELTGQISHILPMMVAVILANMVAQGLQPSLYDSIIQVKKLPYLPELALGHISKYNIFVEDIMVRKVKFLSSQSTFRELNYLLENSTLKTIPLVDSKESMILLGSIERTELQAVFDWWLSPERRVFERGQSSPGHGSKVSWESFTFVDEEGAEETAQFEEECNGPVPSPKPQELSTNHTDKRRLPSVRRTLQRLFSSTSSSGQTETQETTAPPLTDTLSPEEIKAWEEEELNKPIDMEQIRIDPSPFQLVERTSLHKTHTLFSLLGLSHAYVTSIGKLVGVVALKELQKAIEGSTRSGVRLRPPLASFRDASRKSKKHQPPSSTPSSPTRDRALWGEGSRREGDPTRMESKEDCQRTSLSSRGAPGSDTAPSSPSSSPTSRGAEAASEEPASPSTSSPTSPSPPTSPGSPTSPVLTLSSLQEERDSEESDEPI, from the exons ATGGCTCTGGTCAGCTGGAGTATGGACTATGCCAGCGCCAAAAGCCTGCAAG cCTATAAGTGGATACATGGGGAGCTCAAGGGCAATGTGGCGCTCCAGTACCTCGCCTGGGTTACCTATCCTATGATCCTTGTCATGTTCGCCTCACTCTTCTGTAACCTGGTTTCCCCACAGGCCATCG GTTCTGGTATTCCTGAGCTGAAAACCATCCTGAGAGGTGTAGTACTGAAGGAGTATCTGACCCTCAAAGCCTTTGTCGCTAAAGTCATCGGGTTGACCGCCGGCCTGGGAAGTGGGATGCCAGTGGgcaaggaa GGTCCCTTTGTCCACATCGCCAGTATCTGTGCTGCAGTGCTCAGTCGATTCATGTCCATCTTCTCTGGAGTCTATGAG AACCCTTATGGTTACACAGATATTCTGACTGTTGGCTGTGCCGTTGGGGTTGGATGCTGTTTCGGCACTCCACTAGGAG GAGTGTTGTTCAGTATTGAGGTCACGTCTACCTACTTTGCAGTGAGGAATTACTGGCGGGGATATTTTGCCGCCACGTTCAGCGCCTTCATATTCAGGGTGCTCTCTGTTTGGAACAAGGATGCTG TTACCATCACAGCTCTCTTCAAAACTAACTTCCGGATGGATTTCCCCTTTGACCTGCAGGAACTACCTGCATTTGCAATAATAGG GATCTCGTGTGGATTCCTTGGGGCGTTCTTCGTCTACCTGAACAGACAGGTGGTCCTCTTCATGAGACGGCCAACAGCACTCACACGCTTCCTAACCAGACA TCGATTGATCTATCCAGGTGCAGTGACGCTGATCATCGCCACTCTCACCTTCCCTCCTGGATTTGGACAGTTTATGGCTGGGGAG CTGATGCCCAGGGAGTGTATCAACTCCCTGTTTGATAATTTCACCTGGACCAAAATCTCAGGATCCCCCCTCCCGCCCGGCCTGGGTCGCTCTTCTGCATGGCTTCATCCTCACGTCAGCGTTTTCgtcgtcctcgtcctcttctGCATCATGAAG TTCTGGATGTCAGCAGTTTCCACCACAATGCCCATCCCCTCTGGTGCCTTTATGCCAGTGTTCATATTAG GGGCTGCATTCGGTCGCCTTGTAGGGGAGATCATGGCCACTCTTTTCCCAAATGGAATCCTGTTTGATGGGATCGTTTACCGCATCCTGCCGGGAGGTTATGCTGTTATTG GTGCGGCGGCGATGACAGGAGCCGTCACACATACCGTCTCCACAGCTGTAATCTGCTTCGAACTGACAGGTCAGATCTCCCACATCCTGCCCATGATGGTAGCGGTCATCCTGGCAAACATGGTGGCCCAGGGTCTTCAACCCTCTCTATATGACTCCATCATCCAGGTGAAGAAGCTTCCCTACCTGCCTGAGCTGGCCCTCGGGCACATCAG CAAGTACAACATCTTTGTGGAGGACATCATGGTGCGCAAAGTCAAGTTCCTGTCTTCTCAATCCACCTTTCGTGAACTGAACTATCTGTTAGAGAACTCAACCCTCAAAACCATCCCTCTGGTCGACTCTAAAG AATCCATGATTCTTCTAGGCTCCATCGAGAGAACCGAGCTTCAAGCCGTGTTTGACTGGTGGCTCTCTCCAGAAAGGCGAGTCTTTGAAAGAGGTCAGAGCTCACCAGGCCATGGCTCCAAAGTCAGCTGGGAGTCCTTCACCTTTGTAGATGAGGAGGGTGCAGAGGAG ACTGCTCAGTTTGAGGAGGAATGCAATGGACCTGTGCCGTCTCCAAAACCTCAGGAGCTCTCCACCAACCACACAG ACAAGCGCAGGCTGCCGTCTGTCAGGAGGACCCTTCAGAGACTCTTCTCCTCCACGTCTTCCTCAGGACAGACTGAAACTCAG GAGACCACAGCCCCTCCCCTCACTGACACCCTGTCTCCAGAGGAG atcaaagcctgggaggaagaagagctcAATAAACCAATCGATATGGAGCAGATACGTATAGACCCCTCCCCATTTCAGCTGGTGGAGAGAACGTCTCTGCACAAG ACACACACCCTGTTCTCTCTGCTTGGGCTCAGTCATGCCTACGTCACCAGTATTGGAAAGCTGGTGGGCGTTGTGGCTCTGAAGGAG tTACAGAAAGCCATAGAGGGCTCTACACGCAGTGGGGTGAGGCTTCGTCCCCCTCTGGCCAGCTTCAGAGATGCCAGCAGGAAATCCAAGAAACACcagcccccctcctccaccccatcCTCCCCTACTCGGGACAGAGCCCTGTGGGGGGAGGGgagcaggagggagggggatCCGACCAGGATGGAGTCCAAGGAGGATTGCCAAAGGACATCTCTGTCTTCCAGAGGAGCTCCCGGGAGTGACACTGCCCCTTCCTCCCCCAGCAGTTCCCCCACCTCAAGAGGAGCTGAGGCTGCTTCAGAGGAGCCGGcatccccctccacctcctcccctaCCTCACCTTCCCCTCCCACCTCCCCTGGGTCACCCACCAGTCCTGTGCTCACACTATcctccctgcaggaggagagggacaGCGAGGAGTCAGATGAGCCTATATAG